In Humulus lupulus chromosome 6, drHumLupu1.1, whole genome shotgun sequence, a single genomic region encodes these proteins:
- the LOC133784421 gene encoding patatin-like protein 2, with amino-acid sequence MERARSFLQSPTYGNVITVLSIDGGGIRGIIPGTILSCLESELQRLDGEEARIADYFDVIAGTSTGGLVTAMLTAPDENNRPLFAAKDIIKFYLEHGPKIFPQESVPVLGGALETIRAITGPKYDGKYLRNLLKEILGDLRLHQTLTNVVIPTFDIKRLQPTIFSSYEVKKNPSQDALLSDICTGTSAAPTYLPAHSFETTHSNGQVRKFNLIDGGVVANNPALVAINEVSKEIHQGNRDFFPIKPTEYGRFLVVSLGTGTPKPDEKYNAIEAAKWGVVGWLTSHHSTPLVDIFTQASSDLVDFFLSTIFQALQSEKNYLRIQDDTLGEKVSSVDIATKENLNELVKVGEALLKKPVAMVNLETGSFEPCHNDVTNEEAIRRVAGILSRERKAREAKSPIAKVATTSSK; translated from the exons ATGGAGAGAGCAAGGTCATTCTTACAATCTCCAACTTATGGAAATGTCATCACTGTTCTTAGCATCGATGGTGGTGGGATAAGGGGTATTATTCCCGGCACCATTCTCAGCTGCCTAGAATCTGAGCTCCAG AGACTAGATGGCGAGGAAGCAAGAATTGCAGATTACTTTGATGTGATCGCTGGAACTAGCACAGGTGGGCTCGTTACAGCCATGCTTACTGCTCCAGACGAAAACAATCGACCATTATTTGCTGCCAAGGATATCATCAAGTTCTACCTTGAACACGGTCCTAAAATTTTCCCTCAAGAAAG CGTGCCAGTACTTGGTGGTGCGTTGGAGACAATTAGAGCTATAACAGGTCCAAAATATGATGGCAAGTATTTGCGTAACTTACTAAAGGAAATACTAGGAGATCTGCGATTGCACCAGACATTGACTAACGTTGTTATCCCAACCTTTGACATAAAGCGCCTCCAACCCACTATCTTCTCTAGCTATGAG GTGAAAAAGAATCCCAGCCAAGATGCCTTGCTCTCTGATATATGCACCGGAACTTCAGCTGCACCGACCTATCTTCCGGCCCACAGTTTTGAAACCACACATTCAAACGGCCAAGTTAGAAAGTTTAATCTCATCGACGGTGGTGTCGTTGCTAACAATCCG GCTTTGGTGGCCATAAATGAAGTGTCAAAGGAAATCCATCAAGGAAATCGAGACTTCTTTCCGATCAAGCCTACGGAGTACGGCCGATTTTTGGTTGTGTCGTTAGGAACTGGTACGCCAAAACCTGATGAGAAGTACAACGCAATTGAAGCAGCTAAGTGGGGTGTTGTGGGATGGCTGACCAGCCACCATTCCACTCCTTTGGTCGACATTTTCACTCAAGCAAGTAGTGATTTGGTCGATTTTTTCCTCTCCACTATATTTCAGGCTCTTCAATCTGAGAAAAACTATCTGCGAATCCAA GATGATACACTAGGTGAAAAGGTATCTTCTGTGGATATTGCTACCAAAGAAAACTTGAATGAACTTGTTAAAGTTGGAGAGGCTTTGTTGAAGAAACCGGTTGCCATGGTAAATTTGGAGACTGGTTCTTTTGAGCCTTGTC